The Terriglobales bacterium genomic interval CGGTTCCCAGAATGGTTCCGGACTTGATCTGCCCGAATGCTACCGCGCAGCAGAGCATACTAAAGATGAACAGCCCAAATAGTTTTTTGGTGCTATGCGTTGCGATTGCCTGGATCGCCGGCATTGTGATTCCTCCTCCACTTCCTGGTGGAACGTTCTTACGAAGACTGACGCAGGGGCCTGTTTTTTGAAATAAAACGCCAAACACTGCAGGGGAGTAATTTTTTGTGGCCGAGACGTTATACGAAGACGATGCGCGAATTCAATCCCAAAAATATCCGTTTCGAGATGCAAAACGCTTCGGATAGATAGGCTTACCGAAACACAAGGTGCGCTACGCGGGACTCGAGGTTCCAATAGATCATCGCGAGGGCCGTAAGGTCGAAGGCGGTGTGTGCGCACATCAGCATGAAAATGCGGCGAGTGCGCGCGTAAATCGTGCCGAGAACGAGCCCGACGATCATGGCCTGCCCGGCTCCGATGACACCTTGATTAGCAAGGTGTCCAACCGCAAACCATAGAGACGTGAGGATCACAATCGCGGTCTTTCCGATAGCCCTGGTGCCGAGCAGCTTTTCCAGACGCTCGAACATGAATCCGCGGTAGATGGTTTCTTCTCCGAAGCCGGCGGCAAACATCATCCATACTGCGCCGGGAAGCGCGGCTCTGTTGCCCGCCAGATAGTGGTATGCATGATTGATCGGATCGGCGCCGAACAGCGGCAGGACGATTGCCTTCAGCAGGAACTTCAACGAAAAGCCGAAAGCGATGCCCACGACAGCGGCACCAATCCAGCTGCTGGGCCGCACGTATCCAATCTCGCGCCAAGGGGTTCGCGACAACCGCATCCACAGCAGTATTAACAACGCGCCGACTGGCAGCATCACGTTGCCGAATGAAATATTGCCGGTGAGGAGAATGGCAAGAATCGCCAGAATTCCAAGCGGCCCGAACCCTCGCAACTCCGCGGCCAAACCACCTTCTGGTGGCTGCTCGGCCGGCAGTTGTGCAGGCTGAAGAACGCGCTCCGAAAGCTGTGGCCAGTCTCCTGTCATGATGCACTCCGCGAAGCAGGGAGTGTTAACCCGACGATTGCTTGCTTGCCCTGAACTATAGATGACTACGAACGCAGCCCAAGGGCAGTTCCCATGAACCCGTATCAATGGATTTTGAGCAAGTGTGGGCCGGTCCCACATTCCCCAACCTATAATCGCGACGATGGCGAGCACTTCTTCATCCCGTCCGTCAGAACAGTTCGCACTTCGCCTGGACCGGCAGGATCCTTATCTTCGCGTTCTTTGCGTGAATGTATATGTCCGCGATCAAGATCGAAGTTTGCGTTTCTATGTGGATCAGCTTAAATTCCGCCTCGTGGTCGATCAAAGCTATGAATCAGGAGATCGCTGGGTAGCAGTTGCTCCGCCGGACGGCGCGACCATTCTTGCCCTTTACGCTCCCAAGCCAGGCTCGAAGGAGCACAAGCTTATCGGACGCTCGCGAGACGTGGTGTTCGTCACCGAGGATGTCATTGCCAAGTTCCATGAATGGACCGAGAGCGGCGTCCACTTTTACCATCCGCCGCAGACCACTCTTTGGGGCGGCATTTTCACCCGCTTCGACGATCCCGACGGCAACTCCTTCGCACTCGTAGGCAAGGACGACTTCGTTCGCGAGATCGAAGCCGAGCGCCGCGCGGCCGCAGAGAAGCTGGAGGCGGAACGCCGCGCAGCCCAGGAACTCGAAATCGCAAAGCAAGTGCAGGCGAGGCTATTTCCGCAGAGTCGTCCGCCGCTGCAAACGCTGGACTATGCGGGAGTATGCGTGCAAGCGCGTCAAGTTGGAGGAGACTACTACGATTTCATCCACCTCGGCCACGAGCGCGTGGGGATCATCATCGGCGACATCTCCGGAAAAGGCATAGCAGGCGCGCTGTTGATGGCGAACTTTCAGGCCAACCTGCGTAGTCAGAGTCCGATCGCCTTGGATCAGCCGGAACGATTTCTGCGATCGGTGAATGAGCTCTTTTACAAGAACACCACCGACAGCGCCTATGCCACGCTCTTCTTTGCCGAATATGACGACAGTCTCCGCCGGTTGCGGTACGCCAATTGCGGGCACTACTCTGCGCTCCTACTCAGAGGGGATCACACTTTGGAGCGGCTAGACTCGACGTGCACAGTGCTGGGACTCTTCCCGGAATGGGAGTGCTCGATTGAGGAGCGGCTGCTGTGCTCCGGCGACACACTTCTGCTATACACCGATGGAATCACAGAGTCATCAAACGAAGCAGACGAGGAGTTCGGAGAGGAGCGTCTGATTGAAGCCTTGCGGCGGCACAGCGAGCTGCCGGCAGAGCGTATGCTCACTGCCATCGTCGACGAGGTTCGGCAGTTTAACGCCCACGAACAACAGGATGATCTAACGTTAATCGTGGCGAAGTGCATTGCAGATTAGACTTGGACTATCGGTGTTAACATCGTTCATCCCTTGTATCTTCACTCTGAATACTCGATTGAGCCGAGAGTTTGCTTTAACCGAGCG includes:
- a CDS encoding type II CAAX endopeptidase family protein, whose protein sequence is MTGDWPQLSERVLQPAQLPAEQPPEGGLAAELRGFGPLGILAILAILLTGNISFGNVMLPVGALLILLWMRLSRTPWREIGYVRPSSWIGAAVVGIAFGFSLKFLLKAIVLPLFGADPINHAYHYLAGNRAALPGAVWMMFAAGFGEETIYRGFMFERLEKLLGTRAIGKTAIVILTSLWFAVGHLANQGVIGAGQAMIVGLVLGTIYARTRRIFMLMCAHTAFDLTALAMIYWNLESRVAHLVFR
- a CDS encoding SpoIIE family protein phosphatase, with the protein product MASTSSSRPSEQFALRLDRQDPYLRVLCVNVYVRDQDRSLRFYVDQLKFRLVVDQSYESGDRWVAVAPPDGATILALYAPKPGSKEHKLIGRSRDVVFVTEDVIAKFHEWTESGVHFYHPPQTTLWGGIFTRFDDPDGNSFALVGKDDFVREIEAERRAAAEKLEAERRAAQELEIAKQVQARLFPQSRPPLQTLDYAGVCVQARQVGGDYYDFIHLGHERVGIIIGDISGKGIAGALLMANFQANLRSQSPIALDQPERFLRSVNELFYKNTTDSAYATLFFAEYDDSLRRLRYANCGHYSALLLRGDHTLERLDSTCTVLGLFPEWECSIEERLLCSGDTLLLYTDGITESSNEADEEFGEERLIEALRRHSELPAERMLTAIVDEVRQFNAHEQQDDLTLIVAKCIAD